A genomic region of Magnolia sinica isolate HGM2019 chromosome 6, MsV1, whole genome shotgun sequence contains the following coding sequences:
- the LOC131249271 gene encoding probable disease resistance protein At5g63020: MEFIWEAAKYTWAQYDYGRNLKENLEVLKTQMRELRTRESDVKNELNTAEVMHGKKPKGEVTLWLENVEKITSQMTTIEEDYTQVGRHFLCSPVTLGKLVVKKIEEVAKLREKGRFSEGLFAHLLPEMGNMPTTKLVGKTTAERNLEKLWESLMDDEVRIIGVYGMGGVGKTTIMTHIHNRILQSSRIFGITIWVTVSQDANIERLQKGIAIAIGLEFSHEDDEIRRSVKLFQALKRREKFVIILDDMWKKISLEKVGIPEGNACKIVLTTRSKNVCRSMNCQKIIQVEVLSREEAWELFKGKLGADMVLSPEVEQIAKLVTEECDGLPLGIITVASSMRKKDDVREWRNALDELKCSMTEIEGMNDEVFPILKFSYDRLKSESVRSCFLYCALFPEDYRIGDEDLIRYWMAEGLIDDTGDWEKKVDKGHTILNGLIDVCMLVRCKDDEVVMHDLIRDLAIGITRKSPRFVVNAGIQIRGSIGIEEFPEDADRISFMSNKIEMLSGKPNCPKLSTLLLRKNPLSRNISPEFFNRMNSLRVLDLSDTQIQYLPASVSNLENLHALLLNNCRRLREVPSLAKLKRLRILNLSDTDIKELPDGMECLVNLKELYVASTDRRNIVSCNSLVLPDGIVKLYMYECDLSSLPCLSHLQRLQTCIIIYSRSMEWLLPIRDDSTITSLPSIRKLSLGGIPNLRGLCEGVLLPGSFACLRYLTVQYCQVLENVMSLELFQHLQCLEYIGIIGCSKMEEVIKGGEEAMVEEGYNSINNNTILLPNLRSFHLVDLGKLKSICKQVIICPSLNTIVIKGCPRLKKIPLSLGNSTSDVEGEIQGSKEWWDALEWDDPNTKTLLLPFLKVGGQVGGRRMKRRAEEESEEVASTSRQQ, from the exons ATGGAATTCATCTGGGAGGCTGCCAAGTATACATGGGCTCAATACGACTACGGTCGTAACCTCAAAGAGAATCTTGAAGTTCTGAAAACCCAAATGCGAGAGTTGAGAACTCGAGAATCTGATGTAAAGAATGAACTGAACACGGCGGAGGTAATGCATGGAAAGAAGCCAAAGGGAGAGGTGACTTTGTGGCTAGAAAATGTGGAAAAGATTACAAGTCAAATGACCACAATAGAAGAGGATTATACACAAGTAGGGAGACATTTCTTATGCTCACCTGTAACATTAGGAAAGCTTGTCGTAAAGAAGATTGAAGAGGTGGCGAAGCTTAGGGAGAAAGGTCGATTTTCAGAAGGGTTATTTGCTCATCTATTACCAGAAATGGGAAATATGCCCACTACGAAACTAGTGGGTAAAACGACAGCCGAAAGAAATTTGGAAAAGCTTTGGGAGTCCTTGATGGATGATGAGGTCAGAATTATTGGTGTCTATGGCATGGGGGGTGTGGGCAAGACGACCATTATGACCCACATCCACAATAGAATATTACAGAGCTCTAGAATATTTGGCATTACCATTTGGGTGACCGTATCTCAGGATGCTAATATTGAGAGACTGCAAAAGGGTATTGCAATAGCTATAGGATTGGAATTTTCCCATGAAGATGATGAAATAAGAAGGTCAGTGAAATTGTTTCAGGCTCTAAAGCGTAGGGAGAAGTTCGTTATCATCTTAGATGATATGTGGAAAaaaatttcccttgaaaaggtAGGGATTCCCGAAGGCAATGCATGCAAGATAGTGTTGACTACTCGATCAAAAAATGTGTGCCGAAGCATGAATTGCCAAAAAATAATTCAAGTAGAGGTACTTTCGAGAGAAGAAGCATGGGAATTGTTTAAGGGCAAGCTTGGGGCTGATATGGTGCTTTCTCCAGAAGTAGAACAAATTGCGAAGCTTGTGACTGAAGAATGTGATGGTTTGCCGCTTGGAATCATCACAGTAGCAAGCTCAATGAGAAAAAAGGATGACGTTAGAGAATGGAGAAATGCATTAGACGAGTTAAAATGTTCAATGACAGAGATCGAAGGCATGAATGATGAAGTTTTTccaattttgaaatttagttaCGATAGACTGAAATCTGAGAGTGTTCGTTCTTGTTTTTTGTATTGTGCTTTGTTTCCAGAGGACTATCGAATTGGTGATGAAGACTTGATAAGGTATTGGATGGCAGAAGGATTGATAGATGATACGGGAGACTGGGAAAAGAAAGTCGACAAAGGCCACACAATATTGAATGGACTGATAGATGTATGTATGTTGGTAAGGTGTAAAGATGATGAAGTGGTGATGCATGATTTAATAAGAGATTTGGCCATCGGCATTACAAGGAAGAGCCCTCGGTTTGTGGTCAACGCTGGGATCCAAATAAGGGGATCAATTGGTATAGAAGAATTCCCTGAAGATGCTGACAGAATATCATTTATGAGTAATAAAATTGAAATGCTTTCAGGCAAACCAAACTGCCCAAAACTCTCCACATTGTTGTTGAGAAAGAACCCTCTCTCACGCAACATTTCTCCTGAGTTCTTCAATCGCATGAACAGCCTCAGAGTTCTCGACCTCTCTGACACTCAGATTCAGTATTTGCCAGCATCAGTTTCAAACTTGGAGAACCTGCATGCACTCTTACTAAATAATTGTAGAAGGTTAAGGGAAGTGCCGTCCTTAGCAAAGCTCAAGCGtctaagaattttgaacctctcTGATACTGACATCAAAGAACTGCCAGATGGTATGGAATGTTTGGTTAACCTTAAGGAGCTTTATGTTGCGTCTACTGACAGGAGAAATATTGTTAGTTGTAATTCATTAGTGCTTCCTGATGGTATTGTCAAGTTGTATATGTATGAATGCGATCTGTCAAGCTTACCCTGCCTCTCTCACTTGCAACGCTTACAGACATGTATAATCATATACAGTAGAAGCATGGAGTGGTTGTTGCCAATAAGAGACGACAGCACCATAACGTCTTTACCCTCAATACGGAAACTGTCTCTAGGAGGGATTCCGAATTTGAGGGGTCTGTGTGAGGGAGTCTTGCTACCTGGCTCATTTGCATGCCTTAGATACCTGACTGTCCAATATTGCCAAGTATTGGAGAATGTCATGTCACTTGAATTGTTTCAGCACCTCCAATGCCTCGAATACATCGGTATTATAGGATGCAGTAAGATGGAGGAGGTgataaaaggaggagaagaagctATGGTTGAAGAAGGTTACAACAGCATCAATAACAATACCATCCTACTCCCTAACTTGAGGTCTTTTCACTTGGTTGATTTAGGGAAATTGAAAAGCATTTGTAAGCAGGTAATCATTTGCCCTTCCCTGAATACGATTGTTATAAAAGGTTGTCCTCGGCTGAAGAAGATCCCTCTTTCCTTGGGCAACTCAACATCTGATGTGGAAGGAGAGATACAAGGAAGCAAAGAATGGTGGGATGCATTGGAGTGGGATGATCCCAACACCAAAACACTCCTCCTACCTTTTTTAAAAGTAGGAGGAC AAGTAGGAGGACGTAGAATGAAAAGAAGAGCAGAAGAAGAATCAGAAGAGGTTGCTTCGACGTCACGGCAGCAGTAA